Genomic window (Desulfobaccales bacterium):
TAGAGGCGGCCGTCGGTGAGCACCCCGTCCACATCCAGGACCAAAAGCCGCACCGCCCGAGCCCGCTCCCAGACCTCCGGCGGATAGGAGGTCTCAACGTCCGGGGACATGGGTCTCGCCACCTCCTTGCTCTCCCCTGTGGCTGCGGCAGAAGCGGTGCAGGTCCCTCAGCTCCCGCCACAGGGCCGGCACCGCTGCCAATGGCAGGGAGTTGGGGCCGTCGCACAGGGCCCGCTCCGGGTTGGGGTGCACCTCCATGAAGAGGCCGTCCACCCCCGCGGCCACCCCGGCCCGGGCCAGCAAAGGCACAAACTCCCGCTGGCCGCCGGAGCAGCTCCCCTGCCCTCCCGGAAGCTGCACCGCGTGGGTGACGTCCAGGACCACCGGCCAGCCCAGGGCCCGCATGATGGCCAGCCCCCGGAAGTCCACCACCAGGTTGTTGTAGCCGAAGGAGCTGCCCCGCTCGGTGAGGAGCAGACCGGTGGCCCCGGCGGCGGTGGCCTTCTCCACCACCGGCCCCATGTCCCAGGGCGCCAGGAACTGCCCCTTCTTGAGATTCAGGGGCCGGCCGCTTCGGGC
Coding sequences:
- the kdsA gene encoding 3-deoxy-8-phosphooctulonate synthase, with protein sequence MFQPVRIGNLTLGDGQLALIAGPCVIESAALTLEVAHALKEAAGELGVPLIFKASYDKANRTSLSSFRGPGLKAGLEILARVREETGLPVLSDVHQVSEVAPAADVLDVLQIPAFLCRQTDLIVAAARSGRPLNLKKGQFLAPWDMGPVVEKATAAGATGLLLTERGSSFGYNNLVVDFRGLAIMRALGWPVVLDVTHAVQLPGGQGSCSGGQREFVPLLARAGVAAGVDGLFMEVHPNPERALCDGPNSLPLAAVPALWRELRDLHRFCRSHRGEQGGGETHVPGR